A stretch of DNA from Methanobrevibacter sp.:
ATTTCCATCACGATAAGCTGAATCTATTAACTCTGAATTGTTTCTGTATTGATTTAACAACCAATGAGACCCAGAAATGCATGGATGGTATTCTACGATTTCCACCTTGTCGCCGTCAACCATAGTCAATACCTTTTCATATGGTGCAATCCATGGGTCTTGGAATTTTTCTCTTAATTCGTTTGGTTTTAAAATTTCCATATAATCATCTAAATTTCTTTTAATCTGTCGCACATTTTAATAGCTGCTTCAACTGCACTTTTTGCGTTTTTAACACGTCTGTGAGCATCGAGTCTGGTCATTCCAGGACCTGTAATTCCAAGTGCTACTGGAGTATCATATTCAAGTGCTAAATCTGCGATTTTACGGGAAGCGTGCTGTGCTACAATTTGATCGTGGTCGGTTGCGCCTTCGATTACAGCGCCTAAAGTGATGATAGCGTCATATTCGTCTTTTTGTAATAATTTTTTAATTACAAGAGGCATATCGAATACACCAGGTACAGCTACCACTTTAGTAATTTCACAATCTCTATTTTTAGCTTCCGCTTTAGCCAATTCTAACATCATTTGAGTTATATCATAATTAAATTCTGCAACAACTGCTGCAATTTCATATTTTACCATTTTATCTACCTCGTTTTTTTAATTAAGCTCCACCGCTGAATATAATGAGAAGGAAACCAGCTACCCCACTAACTACCATAATGAATATGATAAAAAGTGCTGCCAATTGCATTCTAGTTAATTTTTTGAAATTCATTCGTTTGTCTCCTATATTTTTTATAAATTATTTTTAACCGCTTCGGCAACTTCCATTGTAGAAGCATTACCACCCAAATCACCGGTTAAAATATTAGCATCAGTTAAAACTTTTAAAATTGCTTTATCGAATTTATCGGCTGCTTCAGACTCTCCAATGTATCTAAGCATCATTATTGATGACAGCATCATTGCTATAGGATTTGCAATTCCCTTACCTGCAATGTCCGGTGCTGAACCGTGGACAGGTTCAAACAATGCAGCATCCTCACCAATATTTGCAGAAGGAATCAGACCCAGTCCTCCAACAAGCCCCGCTCCTTCATCGGATAGAATGTCTCCGAAAAGGTTTGTGGTAACGATGACTTCAAAGCTTTCAGGCTGTGTAATAAGATACATTGCTGTTGCATCCACATAAAAGTCCTCGGTTGCAATATCCGGATAATCATCTGCAACTTCATAGAAAATTTCCTTAAACAGACCGTCACTTTTCTTCAATACATTAGCTTTATGAACAGCTGTAACTTTAGATTTATTATTTTCAACTGCATAATTGAATGCATAGTCAATAATACGCTTTTCAGCTTCTCTTGTAATGATACGTCTTGCAACTGCACCTTCATCAGTGAATTCCTCTTCATCCGCTATATACATGCCTTCTGTATTTTCACGGACAATCATAAAATCAATGTCATCTGAAAGTGAATTGGTATTCGGATATGCTTTTACAGGCCTTAAATTAGCAAACATTTTCATTTCCTGACGTATCTTAACAATAACGTCAGCTGCAGTTTCGCCTGCCGCACCGAATAAACATGCATCTGCATTACGTATAATCTCTAAGGTTTGCGCTGGAAGTGCAGTGCCTGTTTTTTCTAGGCATTCGTCGCCAGCTTCACCATAAACATAATCAAAATCAATACCTAAACTATCAAGAACAAAAAGTGTAGCTTCCATTACTTCCCTGCCTATTCCGTCACCGGGAACAATAGCTATCTGATATCTATCTTTTGTTTTTGAGGTACTCAATCAAACCACCTTGCTGTAAAATTTCTAACATGAACG
This window harbors:
- the ribH gene encoding 6,7-dimethyl-8-ribityllumazine synthase, with protein sequence MVKYEIAAVVAEFNYDITQMMLELAKAEAKNRDCEITKVVAVPGVFDMPLVIKKLLQKDEYDAIITLGAVIEGATDHDQIVAQHASRKIADLALEYDTPVALGITGPGMTRLDAHRRVKNAKSAVEAAIKMCDRLKEI
- a CDS encoding isocitrate/isopropylmalate family dehydrogenase, translating into MSTSKTKDRYQIAIVPGDGIGREVMEATLFVLDSLGIDFDYVYGEAGDECLEKTGTALPAQTLEIIRNADACLFGAAGETAADVIVKIRQEMKMFANLRPVKAYPNTNSLSDDIDFMIVRENTEGMYIADEEEFTDEGAVARRIITREAEKRIIDYAFNYAVENNKSKVTAVHKANVLKKSDGLFKEIFYEVADDYPDIATEDFYVDATAMYLITQPESFEVIVTTNLFGDILSDEGAGLVGGLGLIPSANIGEDAALFEPVHGSAPDIAGKGIANPIAMMLSSIMMLRYIGESEAADKFDKAILKVLTDANILTGDLGGNASTMEVAEAVKNNL